The Peribacillus sp. FSL E2-0218 genome contains a region encoding:
- a CDS encoding Fur-regulated basic protein FbpA, with protein MIGTVSTNQLNKSIELQRDFYKSELLNMGYLKTPDNRQLYELTLSELEDIYKAEKAREKHDG; from the coding sequence ATGATAGGTACTGTATCTACTAATCAATTAAATAAATCGATAGAGCTGCAAAGGGATTTTTATAAATCTGAGCTTTTAAATATGGGATATTTAAAAACGCCGGATAACAGACAACTTTATGAATTAACTTTGAGCGAATTGGAGGATATCTATAAAGCTGAAAAAGCGAGGGAAAAACATGACGGATAA
- a CDS encoding DUF3983 domain-containing protein, with protein sequence MTDKQKRRLKKYLAKREKDRLNRAWRNIFVKSGYLKSNEGADIHG encoded by the coding sequence ATGACGGATAAACAAAAGCGCCGATTAAAAAAGTATCTAGCCAAAAGAGAAAAAGATCGCTTGAATCGTGCTTGGAGAAACATCTTTGTTAAGTCTGGTTATTTAAAAAGTAACGAAGGGGCTGATATTCATGGCTAA